In a single window of the Photobacterium profundum SS9 genome:
- a CDS encoding fructuronate reductase: MSNIANTEINDQVIRPNYDRTALKSRIVHLGFGAFHRAHQALFTSEMLDKNGSDWGICEINLFGGEDLIKQLREQDHLYTVAEKGADATTVKMVGSVTESLHPVLDGQRAVLEKMAEEQVAIVSMTITEKGYCADPATGRLDKNNGLIKADLANPSEPNSAIGYIVEALRIRRELNIKPFTVMSCDNVQENGHVARAAVLDFAMLVDKDLAGWIETNVTFPCTMVDRIVPAATAETLAEITTLVGVEDPCGIACEPFRQWVIEDNFVNGRPEWNIVGAEFVTDVVPFEVMKLRMLNGSHSFLAYLGYLGGYAHISDTMTNESYRKAAFDMMMKAQAPTLNMPEGTDLEGYANLLINRFTNPSLKHQTWQIAMDGSQKIPQRMGGSLRFHLDAGSDYKWLAMGIAGWMTYISGSDEKANPIDVRDPMVDLFKEIYQQHGINTSVVKALLGIEAIFGTDLIKNEELVTAITDAYQLIITDGARAAVASL, from the coding sequence ATGTCAAATATTGCTAATACTGAAATCAATGATCAAGTCATCCGTCCTAATTACGATAGAACAGCCCTTAAGAGCCGTATCGTTCATTTAGGCTTTGGTGCATTCCATCGTGCTCACCAAGCATTATTCACCAGTGAAATGTTAGATAAAAACGGCAGTGATTGGGGAATATGTGAAATTAACTTGTTCGGCGGTGAAGATCTTATCAAACAACTGCGCGAACAAGACCACTTATACACGGTGGCAGAAAAAGGTGCCGATGCGACCACTGTGAAAATGGTCGGCTCTGTTACTGAATCTTTGCACCCTGTGCTTGACGGGCAACGTGCCGTGCTTGAGAAGATGGCAGAAGAACAAGTTGCTATTGTTTCAATGACCATTACAGAAAAAGGCTATTGTGCCGACCCTGCCACTGGTCGTTTAGACAAAAACAATGGTCTTATTAAAGCGGATTTAGCTAACCCAAGCGAGCCAAACTCTGCCATTGGTTATATTGTTGAAGCCTTGCGTATCCGACGTGAACTAAACATCAAACCCTTCACCGTGATGTCTTGCGATAACGTGCAAGAAAATGGTCATGTTGCTCGCGCTGCAGTACTCGATTTTGCAATGTTAGTCGATAAAGACCTTGCGGGTTGGATTGAAACTAACGTAACTTTCCCATGTACCATGGTCGATCGTATTGTGCCAGCGGCAACCGCTGAAACATTAGCAGAAATAACAACTTTAGTCGGTGTTGAAGATCCGTGTGGTATCGCTTGTGAACCATTCAGACAGTGGGTTATTGAAGATAACTTCGTCAATGGTCGTCCTGAATGGAACATCGTGGGTGCTGAATTCGTTACTGATGTTGTGCCTTTCGAAGTAATGAAGCTGCGTATGCTCAATGGTAGTCACTCTTTCTTAGCCTACCTTGGCTATTTGGGGGGCTACGCGCACATCTCTGACACCATGACCAATGAAAGCTACCGTAAAGCAGCTTTCGACATGATGATGAAAGCACAAGCACCGACCCTAAACATGCCTGAAGGCACCGATTTAGAAGGTTACGCAAACCTGCTTATCAACCGCTTCACCAACCCAAGCCTGAAGCACCAAACATGGCAGATCGCGATGGATGGTAGCCAAAAGATCCCTCAACGTATGGGTGGCTCATTACGTTTCCACCTTGACGCAGGTTCTGACTACAAATGGCTGGCTATGGGTATTGCGGGTTGGATGACGTACATCAGCGGCTCTGACGAAAAAGCGAATCCAATTGACGTTCGCGACCCTATGGTTGACCTCTTTAAAGAAATCTACCAGCAGCACGGTATTAATACTTCTGTGGTTAAGGCTCTTCTGGGCATTGAAGCTATCTTCGGCACCGATCTGATTAAGAACGAAGAATTGGTTACAGCTATAACCGACGCTTATCAGCTAATAATCACTGACGGCGCTCGTGCTGCGGTTGCATCACTTTAA
- a CDS encoding TRAP transporter large permease produces MEWQVILTLFGSFAVLLTLGVPVSFAIGLSSLATIMLSLPLEPAIAVVAQRMAAGLDNFALLAIPFFILAGNIMNQGGIAIRLINFAKVLGGRLPGSLAHVNIMANMMFGSISGSAVASAAAVGGTMSPLQKKDGYDEHFSAAVNITSCPTGLLIPPSNTLIVFSLVSGGTSIAALFLAGYIPGLIMGLSLMCVAGFIAKRRGYPVAAKPSLAEVWDTLLRALPSLMLIVIIMGGIIGGIFTATEASAIAVVYTFILAVLIYREVKFRDLPKIILESAVTTSIVLLLVGASMGMSWAMANADIPYMIADALLAVSDNPLVVLLIINLILLIVGIFMDMTPAVLIFTPIFLPIVLDLGVDPVHFGIMMTFNLAIGICTPPVGSALFIGCSVANVSIDKIIKPLLPFYAALVIALMAVTFIPQLSLFLPGLVLGY; encoded by the coding sequence ATGGAATGGCAAGTCATTCTTACTCTATTTGGTAGCTTTGCGGTTCTCTTAACGTTAGGGGTCCCGGTTTCATTTGCTATTGGTCTGTCTTCGTTAGCAACCATTATGCTAAGCCTGCCACTTGAACCAGCAATTGCCGTGGTAGCACAGCGTATGGCGGCAGGTCTTGATAACTTTGCACTACTTGCGATCCCGTTTTTTATCTTGGCGGGCAATATTATGAACCAAGGTGGTATTGCGATTCGCCTTATTAATTTTGCAAAAGTATTAGGTGGTCGTCTTCCTGGTTCCCTAGCGCATGTAAACATCATGGCGAATATGATGTTTGGTTCAATTTCAGGTTCAGCGGTAGCTTCTGCGGCAGCCGTTGGCGGTACGATGTCTCCTTTGCAAAAGAAAGATGGCTATGATGAGCATTTCTCTGCCGCGGTCAACATTACATCTTGCCCTACTGGTCTATTGATTCCACCGAGTAATACCTTAATCGTATTCTCTTTAGTTTCTGGTGGTACATCGATTGCGGCACTATTTCTAGCAGGTTACATTCCAGGTCTGATTATGGGCTTGAGCTTAATGTGTGTCGCAGGTTTTATTGCCAAGCGCCGTGGCTACCCTGTCGCAGCAAAACCAAGTCTGGCAGAAGTGTGGGATACATTATTAAGAGCATTACCTTCTTTAATGCTTATCGTCATTATTATGGGCGGTATTATTGGCGGTATCTTCACCGCAACTGAAGCCTCAGCCATTGCGGTGGTCTATACCTTTATACTCGCGGTATTGATTTACCGTGAAGTGAAGTTCCGCGATTTACCTAAAATCATTTTAGAATCAGCAGTGACAACCTCAATTGTTCTACTGTTAGTGGGTGCATCAATGGGCATGTCATGGGCAATGGCTAACGCCGATATCCCTTACATGATTGCCGACGCACTACTGGCTGTTTCTGATAACCCTCTCGTTGTCTTATTGATTATCAACCTCATTTTATTAATTGTTGGTATCTTCATGGACATGACACCAGCAGTACTGATCTTCACGCCTATCTTCTTGCCTATCGTATTAGATTTAGGTGTCGACCCTGTGCACTTCGGCATCATGATGACGTTTAACCTTGCGATTGGTATTTGTACTCCGCCAGTAGGTAGCGCGTTATTCATTGGTTGTTCAGTTGCAAATGTATCGATTGATAAGATCATCAAACCATTATTACCTTTCTATGCGGCACTGGTTATTGCGCTAATGGCAGTTACCTTTATTCCACAGCTAAGCCTATTCCTACCAGGTCTAGTTCTAGGTTACTAA
- a CDS encoding TRAP transporter small permease — translation MNKLVGYINRGLAAFTVSLSTFLVFCVIWQVISRYVIGKPSTITDELARYLFMWVALVGAAYTTGQKRHLAIDLLTMKLTGKRKLINEIFIQAAIAVFAFIVLIYGGTNLALKTLATGQVTPALGWEMGYIYFCLPLSGTLIIFYSFVFGLEKVKQLISGEAQVTADPQ, via the coding sequence ATGAATAAATTGGTTGGTTATATCAATAGAGGGTTGGCCGCATTTACCGTGTCTCTCTCTACCTTCCTGGTTTTCTGTGTCATCTGGCAGGTGATCTCGCGGTATGTTATTGGCAAACCAAGCACCATCACGGATGAATTAGCACGCTATCTATTTATGTGGGTTGCACTTGTTGGTGCAGCTTATACAACAGGTCAAAAACGTCATCTTGCTATCGATTTGTTAACAATGAAGTTAACGGGCAAACGAAAACTGATTAACGAAATCTTTATTCAAGCCGCCATTGCTGTTTTTGCCTTCATTGTATTGATCTACGGTGGCACTAACCTCGCACTTAAAACATTAGCTACGGGTCAGGTTACACCAGCACTGGGTTGGGAGATGGGCTACATCTATTTCTGCTTACCATTAAGCGGGACATTAATAATTTTTTATTCTTTTGTTTTCGGCTTGGAAAAAGTGAAACAACTGATATCAGGTGAAGCCCAAGTAACCGCAGATCCTCAATAA